The DNA region ACCATTATTTGCAATCCTTTCAATATTCGGTGTCTCAACCAGACCTCCGAAAGGAGTTGTGGCCCCGAAACCGGCATCATCAATTAAGATCCATACAATGTTAGGAGCATCTGGTGAGGCTTTTTTATTGAATTGAATTTTGTATGGTACAGACTCTGGTAAAGTCTTACCAATCTCTCCTTCAAACTTTTGCTCCGGACTGTATTGACCGAAGGAAGGAAGAGTTAAAAAAAGAGATGCAATAAATGCAGCTCCTTTAGTTTTAAGGTGGTTACTCATTTTATTAAAAGATTATGTGAATGCAATTAATGACCGCTAACTGGTTTTTCTAGTGATGCTGATTTATTCTGAATAGCCAGTATTTCTTTCTCTATTACTGCAGTTGAACTGAAACCTGTTTTTTGCCATACAATTTTACCATCCTTATATAGTATCAATGTTGGTAAAGAATTTATATTCAGATCTATTCCCAATTGTTTGTTCTCAAAGAATTCAATTTTTACAACTTTAAGATCTTTCGGATGATTTTGAGAAATGCTGTCAATAACAGGTATCAGTTTCTTGCAGCCTCCGCAATATTTTGATCCGATGTCTACAAGCACAATGTTATCAGATTGAATAAGCTTATTATATTGATCGGAAGTAAGGCCGCTCCCGGTAGCACTTTCCACAGGTTTACCAGATCCAACCCAATTACTGAAACCACCAGGGAGTTCATATACTTCTGAAAAACCTTCTGATTGCAACTTCTTTCGCAGAGTCTTACTTCTTCCATTGCCAATAGAATAAACAAATACTGGCTTATTCTTTTTTAATTTGCTCACCTGCTTCTGGTAATCAGCTTCATCAGAGACATTAAGGTTGATTGCCCCTTTTAAATGGTTTTGCTGATATTCTTCAAATGAACGAGCATCGATAATCTGAGCTTTAGCGCCTTCTTTATTCACTTTATCTTCAAACTCTTTAAGTGTTAAAGATATGCTGTTATCTTCCTGTGCCTGTATACTAAGAGAATAAGTAAAAGCAATAGCCAATATGAGTACTAGTCTGATCATGTTTTTCATAGCTTATGTTATTATGTTAAAATTCTTTTTCTCCAAATTCACTAGACGGCAGCTTCACCTTCTTGGCAGACTGGGTTAGACTGTAACTGATATTAA from Sporocytophaga myxococcoides includes:
- a CDS encoding rhodanese-like domain-containing protein, coding for MKNMIRLVLILAIAFTYSLSIQAQEDNSISLTLKEFEDKVNKEGAKAQIIDARSFEEYQQNHLKGAINLNVSDEADYQKQVSKLKKNKPVFVYSIGNGRSKTLRKKLQSEGFSEVYELPGGFSNWVGSGKPVESATGSGLTSDQYNKLIQSDNIVLVDIGSKYCGGCKKLIPVIDSISQNHPKDLKVVKIEFFENKQLGIDLNINSLPTLILYKDGKIVWQKTGFSSTAVIEKEILAIQNKSASLEKPVSGH